Sequence from the Phragmites australis chromosome 11, lpPhrAust1.1, whole genome shotgun sequence genome:
AGACGTCTACCGTCTAGCCCTGGCTGTTCGCGTGGGCGACTGGGCGTCTGGCGTTGGCGTAAGCGGCTAGGCGGCACCGCAGTCGGCAGTCGTCCCGCGTCGTCCAGCCGTCCGCAGTGGCGCAGGCGTGGGAAACCGAGGTCGCAGCCGTCCACAGGAGGCGAGGACTACGAGGAGTCGaggaggcgtcgaggcagccgAGACGTCAATTCTGACGTGCGGCCGCTGACCGTTCGATATTATTTGGGTTTTTTTCGATGTTTTTTTAAGAATCAAGCTAAATTTTAGGTTGGATCAGGATAATTCTAGGTCTACCAGGACCACCTTGTGGGTCCGCCCCTGGTCACTTGTGATGCTCGATGTGGCAGTTGTAGGCTTCTAAATGCTATGATTCAGAAATCTCATTCTCATTATCTCTATCGAATCTTATACTCTTTCTTGTGAATAACATTTCTTTTTATTGATAAAAAAATCCAGTCCACCTTAATGTAAGAAATCCTCTTCTTTTAGAAAATGCTTTGAGAAATCTTCCGATAGAAAGTTATCCGGCCTATGAAAATTATAATCCATATTTTGGGCTTTGGATCCCACAGTTAGCAATGTGCTTAGCCATCTCCTTGTCTACTAGAGTCCCCGCACCTCTAACCATGTTGGCATGTTGCAGCTAACAATTGCATGCCTCTTAAAATCATCCATCCCTTGCACAATAAATCTTGCACTCACTTGATGGCTCCGGGTTCCATCGTTTCTACATGGGAAATGGAAAATGAATGGTTTCAAATGGGCCACTAGGCTCGCCCAAAATATGGGAACCCATTATAGGCTAGGGTCGTTCACTAGTCTCGGTTCTTCCAAGATTTACATTGCTCGTGCGAAATGAGACTCCATATCGCACATTTTGCATTTCATGGTGGCGACAGACGACGAATGAATGGCTTTGAGGAGGATGGACATGTGTCGGTAACTAGTAGAGTGTGGTGGGATGGGTCGGTAAGGGAGTTTAGTTTGAATTTAAAACTTTGAATTCATTTTCTCTCGAATGGTGGATTCGTTTTCAAACCCGTTTGAACCAATATGCTATTTAGAACTAATACAACAAATTGAGGTCCAGtatgatttttatttatattttaaaaatgatattttaatGTACTATTTCAACAATTCGAATATACTAGAACAAcatttctaatattttttttaagaattcaTGCACAAAGGTTTTTCCAAAATGTTGAATTAGTTTTCATGAATTGTTGAttcaattatttaaaaaatattgggTACATATGAAACGTGTTTTAACATATTACATGCAAACGGTTGAACATTTAATATCAATTTATTGAATTAGGTTTGAAACATTGTTGaatcaaatatataaatttgtCGAGTGTGTATAAAAGGTAGAAAATCGCAAAATACAgataatggtgaattaatgactATGACTTGGTCCGACAGAGAGCAAGCTGATGACATCGATCTACAGTGGAGTGGTCGGCGAAGGAGAGAACAGCACGAGAGCAGTCCATGGTGACGGACCCACTACGCAAGGGCATAagagcggtggtggtggtgaggcTAATAGGAGGAAATGACATGTAGCGTTACTAGCAGGATGACGCGGCATGCGACATTGCCAACGGGAGAAGGCAAAGGCGGTGTGGTGGGAAAGACGGGAAAGTAGTGCCACGAGGttgagaaagaagaggaggagacgaGAGTGGCGGGTTAGAGTTCAGGCAGAGGTAGCGTGGGATTGCTTAAGCACAAGTGGAATTGAAATTGCGCAAGTAGGAAGAGGATTCGACGACATGGACTCGTGGACAGCTATATGTCCAGCGATTTCGTCCCTATGCAAGATCAAGGGCAAGGGACATGTGAACGGCCAGATCAACACCCTCGACCGGATCCAACGGCCGTAGACTCAAAACTCCCACGAGGCCTCTGTTTCCTTCCGTTAgaataaagaaaaaggaaaaaggtaaaggaaaaaagaaaatacttaCCTTCTGTCTCGTGGGCTGCACCCACTCCATGATGGGCCGTTCGGAAGCACCCGGGCCGTGCGATTTCGGGCCGAGTTTCACTCGACGGATCGATGATCCCCCATTGGCCATCATCGAGGCTCCCGTTCTCCCACTCTCGccgtctctcctctcctctctctctctctctctcgggcgcacgccgccggcgccgccgccgcagcagcagcgatGGGCCTCTTCGACACTCTCTACCGCGTGGTTATGCGCCGCAACGCCGTCTACGTCACAttcgtcgtcgccggcgccTTCGCTGGCGAGCGGGTGCGCCCTCCCTTCCTCCCCGATCCCGATCCCCATCTCCAGATCCACCCTTCCCTCCTCGTGCTCTCTTTGATTCGTACTCATCGCCGTCTTTGGGGTTCTGATTTGGTTGGGTTTCGTCGCAGGCGGTCGATTACGGTGTCCACAAGCTCTGGGAGATGAACAACATCGGGGTACTATTTTCTCTGCCCCCCTTACCTTTTGTGTTGTTGTTTAATTTTTCTTGATTCGTCATATGCTAGATCTTGCATTTATTATCCGCCAAGTAGAGAAGAAGATCCACGTTGCTATGATCAGAAACTTGTTTGTGTTGCGACTGTGGCCTGTATTAATGTCAGATGTGAGAATATGTGGAGTGATTCTCGTTGTTTGTGCACAATTAGGTTGCCTGACCGCATTGCATcttctgttttcttttgttttctgttTGGAGTGCGATGCTGCGTGCTAGGATAAGTAGTGTCGATTTGTGCTGCAACAGCTGCAGTGCTGGGAAGAAAATTGAACTATCACTGTAGCTTTTCTTAAACCAGGTTCCCCTCCCTTGCGTTGCTGGGGGGCTATGTGGGCACATGATTTAACCTATCTTATTTCTACATTATTTCGAGAAATATGtgggttttttttcaaaatgcATGAAACGCAATTCGGTGTACCTTCATCCGTATCGGGTGTAAAATTGTTTTTTCAAAGGTTTTAGTACATATGAATGATCAGACAGACTTCCTTTGCTACTTAACGTGCTAATGCTATAAAAGTTGCAAATGTTGCACCCAAAGTTCATTAAAACATATAACGACGTGAAAGCAATGTTCCGTCAAACTGATATGTGAAAGTAATGTTGAAAAGATCAAATTTGGTTGAATTATCCATTAGAAAGTTTTAGTATCCAAATCCTTTTCTTATGAAACAATACAAAGTGTCCAGCCGGTCCATATGTTTCTTCACATACACCAGTGCCTTGTAAATTCACTTACCATATATTGGTATGCAATTTTTATTCTTGAAGAACAAACGTCGGTTGTTTCAGGCCATTGTCGTTCTTACTTCTTAGAGCATCTTCTAACATGAATTGACGAAACAATTAACATGTGTTGCAAACTTGTGATAAAAAAACAGACGTCAGCTAATTACATATGCATATCGTTATCTTTATCTCAGATGCATCATCATACATGTAAGTGATTGGGAATCACCACTATTCATACATATGCGGTCAATAAATAAGACGGAAGGTAAACTGTAGAATATCAATAACTGTGAAAAATCTGCGGATATTAAGTCATAACAGTGTCTAGTTAATCGATCCTATGTATGATTTTGGCTATTAAGATGTTCAATCCAGTCAAATGTGTTAAATAATTTCCACTGATTCTTCATGATGGGAGCACGCCAACTGTTTGTCTCTTCTATTTCATGACAGTACAATGGCTTCTAGCCATTCTAAACAATTCCTCCGAATTAATAGACTTGGATGGGTGGATCACTTTTTATCTAAAAGAAGCAATTCCTCCCAAATTACAAGGAATTAAAATTCTCTTCTTTGCACTAGAACTATTATATTGTTTTCTGTAACATTATTCATCATGcaggaaaaaataaactaagaacCGATTATCATGGTAGCAATAGGACTTAGATGGTGTTTGGTTTGTTGTTTTGTAACGTAATCCGATTACGAAGGGTAAGCGATACTGATAAATGCGTTTTGTTCACTTGGTCCATTATTGCTTACTAGGGAATGGGATGTCGGTGCTATACATATTCCATCTCACTCCAAATTGACCGGTATCACATTACAATACCATTCGCGTCTTCCTCGCTCCAGACTAGTAGTGTCGCCGCACGCTCACCCCTCCTCCTTGCCCCTGCGCCCACCCACCTCACCCGACCGTCACACGTCACCTTCTTGCCGTTACCTGACCGTCGTGCATGTCCTTCTGGCCCTGCTGCCACCCACCGGCACAGCACATGCAACTGTGCTTCTACTATGGTTCATTCAGAATGGGAATTGGATGCTAATTGTGTTGGAGTGCTTgggctttttttctttttcttttttgcatggCCCAACACATAGCCAAAAGTCTTCTTCAACCTCCAATCTCCAGCCTAGACCTGTGACCTCTCTGCTTTCATGGCAGCGGGTGCTCCCCTTCCAATTGCTTCCCAAATCCGGCCGGGTAGTACATGGGGGTCCAGGGGCTCGGCAGCAAGATCCAGTGCTCGAGCCCACCATGAGCACGGCGGCGGAAGGATCTGAGGAGGAGAATGAAAGGAGGAGGTGCACATCACCATCCGGTCTCTCGACAAGCTCCATGCGGCGACACCACTTGGCTTACCTTCACGAGTCCAGGAGCTCCCCTCTGCAAGGACATGATCAGATTGATTTGGATTGTTGTGTAAATTAGTAGTGGCGTATTGGCATTATTGTATCTGATAGTTACATTTTGAAACCAAACAAAGAATGTAGTCACCCATCCCACCTTTCATTCCCCTGTAATCTGATTTCACCACTCCTTCAACCAAACACTAGCTTAGTCTCACGAGAGCCTCATAATCTGCTTCACCCGAGGCTCTCTAGACTCTCACCGTCTACTGTGTTCTCATCGGTCGGTCACAGCACTGCGCGATTTCACTTCCGTGTGGCGTGCCAGCAATGTCCATTCTCGAACACTGCCAAAGCCTTGCCGCTTATTTTATGTGGGAGGTTAGCATGGTTTGTGCATGGAAAATTCAGTATGGTCCTGCCATTTCACGGTAATGCAGTTAGAACAGAAAGGATGGGTGCAGGCTGCATCGGTCGTGTGCCATGCTTGCAGGTGTTGTTTCATTAAGATCTAAGAAGCAGTTACTGGTGAATTGGCAGTTGTTTGGTGAATCTGTTAGGAGAGTCTAGAGTAATATCAATGGTTCAGATTATTTTACAAAAAGATCAAATTGTGATATTTTTTCTGATGATGTGGCTTATCTAGGAGTTTTCGTTTGTTGTCAATAACAAAGGATAGAAAGATAACAGGAAAGGCAGTCTGCATTGCCAATTATTTGCTTCAAGGTCATGGTAGCGTTTTTGTGATTTATCATCTTTTTGCATATAGAGAGCAAAAGCTATAAAACACATATAAGATTAGTTGGGCATTTAcagaatttttttctttgtgctttattttgtttttgtgtTGAAACTCTATCCTGTGTTATATGTGTGAAGTGTGCTCTAATAATGTTCTGCAAAGACAGCTGGAATGACTGCTTGGCGCTTTCGTCTTATTTTGAATGGAAGTGGATCCCTCCGAATTCTTGGGGATTGGTAGGGaagttagtttattttccgctcCAATCCATGGGAATCGAGAGGGTTCCCCTTCCATCCGAAATAAGCCTGATTGTATGCAGGAAATAGCAAAATTCAAGAGGACTTGGCCATGTGTGTTACAATTCTGTTTTATTCTAAATATACGTTTCGAATCATGCCAACCCAAACTGCATTTCCACATCACATGACACATATGCATGGATCATGAATGCTTGACTTTGACAAGGAAGAGGACAGTTAAATTGTTATTTGCACAATTTAGTGTGCAATGCTAAGATTGATGCCAAACCTGGATAAATGTTGACTTGCAACTCAACTTGTTGCTTTTGCTTGCTTGAGTAAGCAGTTGGAATGTGGAACATAAAATATTTGACAGGGATCATTGAACTTCCATGATACAACGTTTATCAAGAAAACTTATCCTTAACAACATTTATGGGTATGTTTAGCTTTGAGTCTTGCTTAACAATCACATTAGGATAATAATGTTTTTAATGAAGAATTGAACAGTTAagctcaaaagtaaaaatgGAGCAACCCAGGTAATTGTGGTCTTCTTAGGTTTATGGATGGAATAACATTTGAGTAATATCAGTTCCTGTCTTTATGCTTACCACAGAGGATATAAATTGAGGatacaagaagaaaaaaacccCACAATGTATTATGCTGATTTCTGGATCACAACTTCATGGATGAAGATTTGTCATGTGTGGGCATAGCACACTATTGCACAATCTTCTGTTGGTATCTGCATTAACTATTTTGTGCAACTAGTAACATGTTAATTATTTCAATTGAGGAACCCTTTCGAAAGTTTTTTCGTTATGATCAGCCACCAATTGTTGACAGGCTTCTGTTTATACGCACAGTGCATCAAAAATGTGCATGCAGATCATTCTCTTCTGTGTGTAACCCATTTTTAAACCCCGTTTAGGTACAGAAGCTGTTGCTCCGTTTCTAGGAACTTTATTTGGTTACTACTGCATATAGCTAAAGCTCCCTCATTGTTCACCTGTAAATGGTGTCATACTCCCCCAAAATGCTTCAATTGCTCGGCTGATGATTCTTTGTTCTATGGACTTGCAGAAAAGGTATGAAGATATATCAGTTTTGGGGCAAAGACCAACTGAAGAATGAGAACATTGGAGCTTAGATTTCCCAGGATCTAGCTTTACGTGAAATGAGACACCAttttaagctttggtttatcATTACCTTTTGACACAATAAACAATGTAAAACTCCTAACTTCGTTTCTGAGAGTTGCAATTCATTTACTCGAACATGCTTATATGAATTTGGTGGTGCATGGCTTAAAACCTGTTATCCAACCAGGGATTGATATGTGTGGTCCCTCCAGAATCAGCTTAAAACTGTCAAAAACCTGTTATCCCAATGAGAAATGGTTTGTTATCTATCCTTTGGTCTAGTAACTTTGGTTTACTTTTGGTATAGAATGCTTCAGATTATTCCTTTTTGGCATGAGTATGGATTATCAATATTATTTAAATTGAGACGGAATATTATTATTTTGAGGTGgtttgctttttt
This genomic interval carries:
- the LOC133885691 gene encoding cytochrome b-c1 complex subunit 9, mitochondrial-like; the encoded protein is MGLFDTLYRVVMRRNAVYVTFVVAGAFAGERAVDYGVHKLWEMNNIGKRYEDISVLGQRPTEE